DNA sequence from the Butyricimonas faecalis genome:
TTTTTCCTTTGTGTGGCAAAAAATAGAAGCTTGAAGAGGCCTCAAATGGATGTTCTATGGACATAATTGTTTCAAAATTAAACCAATCATCCCGTCCCAGGATTCTTTTCCACAGTAATTGGGTTACGGTCGCTAATCGCCTTTGTTTCAATTCGCTAAACCCTCCTTCCAACCAAGCACTTTGGCACTGATCAATATCATGTGTTAAAACCGCGGAAAATTCAAAACCTTCCGGTTGTTTCCTTCGATTGACAATGCCTGCCATCGTAAGGGCCTTTGACAAAATATCAAAATAGATATTGACAACGGGTATATTTATTATATTCAACTGGTAAATCATACTTTCTTTGAACGAGACACGGCCAATAGCGTCTTTATTAAGGTGAAAACATTCATTCCATCCACTTAAGAAATAAAAAACACCAAAAATAATATCGACATGAATAACCGGATGATTATTTTCGATAGTTATAATTTCTTCAATCACATTACAATCCCCCAAACAAGGAAAAGACAGTCCTTTCCAATTCATCCACACCACTTTTTGTGGATCAATATCTTCTACCTGCAGAAAAAATGTTGGGGAAATTCTTTTTTTTATCTCGATATCACCCTCTGAATTTTCATAGGCAATTGAAAATTTTTCAGTTATATATTGTAATTGAAAATTTTCCATAATGTAGGAAAGAAGTGTTTTATCATCCATAGTTTCATTCTTCAGAATTAGTAATAGAACAAATATAAATTCAAAATGCCTATAAAACAATAAAAAAGAGTATTTTATTTATTTTTTTTATTTAAGTAAAATTACTTTGTTTCTCACACCTGTTCTCTCCCCCTTGCCAATCTTTTCTTTATCCTTTCTCTATGACACAAACACAACACATATCCTCCCAATGTTCAACTATGTTCATGTCATAGAGAAAGGGGGGAACAGGGAGGTTGTTCAGATAAATTTGGGACTCGTATTTTTACAGATTCAATCCGAATAAGCGGATAAATAAAGGGTGTCAACAATAGCCTGTGCAATGATCTTTAAGTAGGACGGGGCATTCTTTATAGAATCTTGAACAGAACGGGCATACTGACTCATAGTGAATACTTTATCGAAACGGGGAAGGACTTGTTTTTCTGCCAGTCCAACAACGGCATAAACCGGAATATTTTGTTTTTGGCAAAAGTTTGCAATAGTTCCCGGAATCTTGCCATAAAAAGACTGTAGATCAATTTTCCCTTCTCCGGTAATGACAACTCCTGCTTGTAAAAGATAGTCGTGAAAACGGGAGAGTGTCAGGCAGTATTCGGAACCTGAAACAAGTTGTGCATTTAGTAAAGCGTACATGGCCGCCGTGATTCCTCCTGCGGCACCTCCATGCCTCAATCGGGTCACATCTTTACCTGTATTCTGTCTTAATAGATCACTCCATAATCCCAATTGCTTGTCAAGCATGACAACTTGTTCTCGTGATGCCCCTTTTTGTGGGGCAAACACAGCGGCTGCACCTTCCGGTCCACAAATAGAATTATCAACATCACACAATATTGTAATATGAATTTCTTTAAACTTTTGCTGCAATAATTCAGTGTTAATACGCTTAATATCTGTGATGTAATTTCGATTCTGGGAGTTGTTGACAATTGTCAATCCCATTTCCCGAAGAGCCCCTGTTCCTCCATCCACGCTGGCGCTCCCACCGACACAAAGAATCAAATTGTTTGCTCCTTGCGAGAGGGCATGGTTGATTAAAATACCGAATCCAGCCGTGTTCGTGTTCAAAATGTCATATTCCTCTCGTTTCAAATGTTTCAGACCACAAGCTTCTGCTAATTCAATGATCGCCGTGCTGTCTTTTAAGTAATACGAGGCGAAGTGCTCACGTCCCAAGGCATCTACCGTTTTCGTTTTGATGGGGGAAGCATGAAGGTAATGTGCAACAATTCGAGCTGTTCCATCACCGCCATCTCCTAATGGAAGGGAGATGGTATGGAATCCACATTCTTCTAATTCAGAAGCCAGAATTCGACAAAACTCGAAAGCATCCAAACACCCCTTGAATGAGTTGGGAGCTAGAAGAATATTACGATTATTTATGAGGTTCATGGCTAAATGTTGTCAGGGTGCTCAGGATGTATTTGGACTCTCTTTTCGTTGGCCAGCAATTTTTTCTCGTCTTCGAAAGCCTTGCAGTAATCAGGATCGAACAGATTTCTGTCTGGCCATTCTTTTACCCGATCCATGGCACGAGCCATCATACCTTCGATCTTATGGGGAAAACGAGGTCCGGTCCAATTACTCGTATTAGTGATAAACGCCCAACAGAACCCGTCCCGTTGACGCTTTAACATGGCACTGGTTCCCGCCAGGGTACCGGAACGCCACCAATCCCCCTGGTCATTGGTGTTCATCCATCCAAGAGGCAAAGCGTTTTTCACGCATTTTGTCATGGTTTCCACGCTCTCTTTGGTTAATATATCCGGATATGAATCCTCTGCGTCTATGGCAGAAAGGAAACGTAATAATTCCGTCGAGGAGGCCACCCAACCGCCGGCGCCATAAAGGGCCTCGATGTTGTTTCCCCCATTACTACGATACACGAGTGTATCCCGCCCATCGCATGAACGGATAAGGTCTGCGTCCGATTGTTCGTAATACTTAACCTCATTGAAATATCGGTCTTTGTCTAAATTATGAGCCAAATGCATGTCATAACATCCGGCTGGAATGAGTATGCTATCCTGGATGAATTTTTCGTAGTCTTTTCCGGAAACTTTTTCTATTACTTTTGATAGTATTCCGTACCCTATGTTTGAATAACACGTGCTTGTTCCCGGAGTGAAACCTAAACGTCGGGATAAAACAAATTTGATGATGGTATTCAAATCGGCTGGTGCCGGGACATTCATTTTTTCTGCGATATCTACCGGACAGAACATGGGGTCTCCCGCACGATTGGTGAATCCACCTTGGTGACGTAGAAGGTTTTCCACAGTGATATCATTCACCCGTTTGTCTTTTATCGGGGCGTAAAGCGTCGTATCGTTCAAAATGCCTTCTTTACCAAATACTTTGTCATCCAAGGATAGAGTTCCGTTTTCAACTAGTTTCATGATCCCAGCTGCGGTGATTAGCTTGGAAACCGAGGCAATCCGGAAGATGTGATTCACGTCTGTTTTTACCTCATTTTCTTCATCTGCATAACCGTAGCCCTTGCTATAAATTAGTTTTCCATCTTTCATGATTGCAAGGGAAGCTCCTTTTATTTCCCATTGATTCATAAAACGTTCGATTGTTTGATCTAAACGTTTGGTTTCAACTAGATCTGAATATTCATTCGTGAATAAATCATGCACCGCTACGGCAAGTGTATCTTGAGGAACAGAATCTGTTTCAACTTGAATTTCTTTCGTGAAAGAATTCCAAGGCCTAAAACTGATAACTAGAAAAAATAGTATAATTAGTATAGTATATTTCATTACATCTGCAATCTAAGGAAAAAAGCGTAATATTCTAGGTCAAAAGAATATTACGCTTGCAATATTAATAAAAATACATTTTTATTCAAAGCAATCAGATGTAAAACACCTTTAAAAATTCTTACTTAATAAATCGAAATAGTATTCCATAACTTTCACCAGTAGTGGATGATGTGGGTCGAAAGCGATCCCGTCGATATGAGCGATGGGTAACACGAGCGGAGAAGTCCCCGTTATAAAGGCAGCTTGATAGGAGGCAATGTCTTTGTAATTCACTCTTTGTTCCACTACGGTCAGCCCGTTTTCCTTGCAGATATTCAGTACCCGTTTTCGGCTGGTTCCCGGCAAAACATGGGGAAGAGGAGCCGTGTAAAACACGTTATCCCGGATAAAGAATACATTTGAACGAGAACCTTCTGTTACACAGTTGTCTTGATCGAGCAATAGAACTTCAGCAACACCTTGTTCTTGAATGATCTTGTTGGTCATTTCCCGTAACCCGGAATTGACATATTTCACTTCGGCATTCTCACGGATAGCATGACACGTAACGGTGTCTACTCCGTTTTGATAAGCTTCTTCCGACGGGTAGGAGTGTTTTATCTGATAGACATATTGTTCAATTCCCTTCGGGGTGACTCTAAGTACGTACTTAATGTTTCCTTCCTTGATGTTTTCAAGTTGAATCAATCGATTTAATTGGTCGGCCACGTGAAGAGAATTTAAATCAATGGCAATATTTGATTTTTTTATTGAATTATCAAGTCGTAAAAGATTGTCATTTAGAAATATAACTTTACCTCTAAAAACCCGGCATACTTCATATATGCTAAGTCCTTCATTTAGGATGTCCTCGGAATATTCCTTGTTATCGATGGGTTTATTATTTAACATCATAATTTATCTCCTTTTATGTATCGCGAATTTATGCTTTAAAACGATTATATAACCGGAAATGTTTAGAAATTTTAGAGAGAAGAAATGGGGCTTGTTACTTTCGATAATTTGCGCTATTTTTGGCTGATATATGGAAACACAAGAGCAAATAGAACGAATAGAGCATTTCATACGTGAAGTGGTTGTGGATGAAATCACGAAATTGCAGGGTGTGGGCTTGTCATATATGCAATTTGTCATCATGGGACAAGCAATTGAGGTTTTGGGAAGCTTTTTAGATAATAAACCTATGAAAGCCAAAGGCCAGTCGGCCAAACGTTTTTCTCTTGGGGTAAAGAAATTATTCGGGGGACGTTATCGATTGTTAAATGATAATGGATTCTTGTATGATAAACTTCGCAACCAAATGACTCACACGTTCATCCCCGGGAGTGACTTAATATTATTGAATCAAGCGGATAATAAAAACGGATATAAACATTTACAAATAGTCGAAGGAAAATTAGTTTTAATTTCCGAAGTTTTCAATGAAGATATTCACAAGGCGAGTGAACGTCTTTTAGAAGCCATTAAAAACGGAGTATTATCTCCTAAAAATATTGCTTACTAAATACATGGAACAACAAGATAAAATTATATTGATCGGGGCAGGAAATGTCGCCCACCATCTGGCCGGAGCTCTTTTGAAAGCAGGAGAGAATTTATGTCAGATATACAGTCGGACACTAGATACGGCTCGGCAATTAGGTATGAAGACAGGAATATCTTACACGGCAGAATTAAATGAGATATATCCGGATGGAGATATCTACATTTTTTGTGTAAGTGATGATGTACTACCATCTATTGTTAAGACAATTAGAGTTTCGGAAAATGCGTTACTTTTACACACCTCGGGAAGTCAACCGATGGATGTATTCAAGTCGTATTCCAAATATTACGGGGTAATTTATCCTATACAAACCTTTTCCAAGAAACGAGAGCTGGATTTCAGGGAGATCCCGCTATGCGTGGAAGGAAACACGGTTTCCGTGAAGGAACGTATTAAAGAGTTGGCAGAAAGGTTATCGGATAAAATATACGAGATCAACTCGGCCCAGCGTAAAGGATTACATTTGGCTGCTGTTTTTGCTAACAATTTCCCTAATTATTTATATCAAGTGGCAGGTAAATTGCTAGAAAATAAGGGACTATCTTTTGCCATGTTACGTCCGTTGATTTTCGAGACGGCGCATAAAGTGATGTTACTGAATCCTGAAGAGGCTCAAACAGGACCGGCCAAGCGGGGAGACGAGAGTATCATGAATATGCACAAGAGTATGTTGAAAGGCGATAAAGACTTGTTGAAAATATACACGATATTATCGGAAGGGATAAAGGAAATGCAAAATAAAGAAGAGACCGGAGAGCAAAAACTTTCGCAAGATATAATAGATATGCCCACGTTGTGGTAAATTAGATAAATACAAACGTTATGAGATTATTCAAAGAGGAATTAAAGAAGGTAGAAGCTTTTGCTTTCGATGTAGATGGTGTTTTTTCACGTCATGAGATGAATATCACTCCGGAAGGAGACTTGATTCGTACATCCTGTACTAAAGACGGTTATGCCATGATGTACTGTACGAAGAAGGGATATCCGGTTTGTATCATTTCCGGAGGACAGGCTCCCGGGGTAAGAGAACGTTTTGAGAAATTGGGCGTGAAGGACGTGTATCTTGGCGTGGCAAATAAAGTGGAAGCGTTGAACGAGTTCTTGCAAAAATATAATTTAAACCCGGAGAACGTGATGTACATGGGAGATGATATACCTGACTACAATGTGATGAAAATTGTGGGAATGCCGGTATGTCCTTCAGATGCGTGCGAAGAGATCAAAGCCATTTCCCGTTATATTTCAGACACGCCCGGGGGGCTTGGATGCGTACGGGACGTTGTGGCTCAAGTCCTGAAAGC
Encoded proteins:
- a CDS encoding glycerate kinase, translating into MNLINNRNILLAPNSFKGCLDAFEFCRILASELEECGFHTISLPLGDGGDGTARIVAHYLHASPIKTKTVDALGREHFASYYLKDSTAIIELAEACGLKHLKREEYDILNTNTAGFGILINHALSQGANNLILCVGGSASVDGGTGALREMGLTIVNNSQNRNYITDIKRINTELLQQKFKEIHITILCDVDNSICGPEGAAAVFAPQKGASREQVVMLDKQLGLWSDLLRQNTGKDVTRLRHGGAAGGITAAMYALLNAQLVSGSEYCLTLSRFHDYLLQAGVVITGEGKIDLQSFYGKIPGTIANFCQKQNIPVYAVVGLAEKQVLPRFDKVFTMSQYARSVQDSIKNAPSYLKIIAQAIVDTLYLSAYSD
- a CDS encoding serine hydrolase domain-containing protein; this translates as MKYTILIILFFLVISFRPWNSFTKEIQVETDSVPQDTLAVAVHDLFTNEYSDLVETKRLDQTIERFMNQWEIKGASLAIMKDGKLIYSKGYGYADEENEVKTDVNHIFRIASVSKLITAAGIMKLVENGTLSLDDKVFGKEGILNDTTLYAPIKDKRVNDITVENLLRHQGGFTNRAGDPMFCPVDIAEKMNVPAPADLNTIIKFVLSRRLGFTPGTSTCYSNIGYGILSKVIEKVSGKDYEKFIQDSILIPAGCYDMHLAHNLDKDRYFNEVKYYEQSDADLIRSCDGRDTLVYRSNGGNNIEALYGAGGWVASSTELLRFLSAIDAEDSYPDILTKESVETMTKCVKNALPLGWMNTNDQGDWWRSGTLAGTSAMLKRQRDGFCWAFITNTSNWTGPRFPHKIEGMMARAMDRVKEWPDRNLFDPDYCKAFEDEKKLLANEKRVQIHPEHPDNI
- a CDS encoding KdsC family phosphatase, whose translation is MRLFKEELKKVEAFAFDVDGVFSRHEMNITPEGDLIRTSCTKDGYAMMYCTKKGYPVCIISGGQAPGVRERFEKLGVKDVYLGVANKVEALNEFLQKYNLNPENVMYMGDDIPDYNVMKIVGMPVCPSDACEEIKAISRYISDTPGGLGCVRDVVAQVLKAKGEWMDTQCYVKCM
- a CDS encoding aminotransferase class IV, translating into MMLNNKPIDNKEYSEDILNEGLSIYEVCRVFRGKVIFLNDNLLRLDNSIKKSNIAIDLNSLHVADQLNRLIQLENIKEGNIKYVLRVTPKGIEQYVYQIKHSYPSEEAYQNGVDTVTCHAIRENAEVKYVNSGLREMTNKIIQEQGVAEVLLLDQDNCVTEGSRSNVFFIRDNVFYTAPLPHVLPGTSRKRVLNICKENGLTVVEQRVNYKDIASYQAAFITGTSPLVLPIAHIDGIAFDPHHPLLVKVMEYYFDLLSKNF
- a CDS encoding polysaccharide deacetylase family protein; translation: MDDKTLLSYIMENFQLQYITEKFSIAYENSEGDIEIKKRISPTFFLQVEDIDPQKVVWMNWKGLSFPCLGDCNVIEEIITIENNHPVIHVDIIFGVFYFLSGWNECFHLNKDAIGRVSFKESMIYQLNIINIPVVNIYFDILSKALTMAGIVNRRKQPEGFEFSAVLTHDIDQCQSAWLEGGFSELKQRRLATVTQLLWKRILGRDDWFNFETIMSIEHPFEASSSFYFLPHKGKKGGLKNADYDVRCKNIQKIIQRLRETGREVGVHGSIGSHHDSNQLKKDISCLGGSIVMGNRFHYLMFDPEKTVQILEDCGIKYDTSLMFAEHVGFRRGCCSPFYLYDFERNRISSVIEIPLIVMDTTFRNKHYMGIPQGKVLEEIKPLIDVTQQFNGMLTILWHNNFFSDYKYAGWRQLYVELLQYMNEQKAWLTNGEQVYNMYTQ
- a CDS encoding Rossmann-like and DUF2520 domain-containing protein, which translates into the protein MEQQDKIILIGAGNVAHHLAGALLKAGENLCQIYSRTLDTARQLGMKTGISYTAELNEIYPDGDIYIFCVSDDVLPSIVKTIRVSENALLLHTSGSQPMDVFKSYSKYYGVIYPIQTFSKKRELDFREIPLCVEGNTVSVKERIKELAERLSDKIYEINSAQRKGLHLAAVFANNFPNYLYQVAGKLLENKGLSFAMLRPLIFETAHKVMLLNPEEAQTGPAKRGDESIMNMHKSMLKGDKDLLKIYTILSEGIKEMQNKEETGEQKLSQDIIDMPTLW